In Hymenobacter volaticus, the genomic window TCTCAGCTTTATCCAGAAACAACAGCACAAACGCCTTCTGCACACTACACAGCGTAATGGCTGTGTAGTCACCATTGAGAACTAGGACTTTTTGATCCATACGCTTAACTAGAGAGTAATCATCGGGTACAGCGAAAGCTAGATGATTCTAAGCGTATTAACAATAGCTAGAAACTTTAGTTTCTAATCTAGATCCTACTTGCTTAATTGAGCTTACAGCCGCTCATTGTCAATCTGTGTATATGATTTCAGAAGCTCTGAAGGCTGAAAAAGCCAGCGGAAACGTGCTATTCGGTTAGGATGCGTTTAATCAAACGCAGCTTATGGGAATATTTCTGCCGGTCGCGGTTGAAGATACCGTTGTGGTCGAGGGGGTCGATACGCACTTCGCCGCTGGCGTGGATAATTTGCTGTTCATCGAGCAGCAGCCCTACGTGCACGATGTTGCCCTCGGCGTTGTCGAAGAAAGCGAGGTCGCCGGGTTGGGTTTGAGCCACAAAATGAACGGTTTGCCCGAGGTTGATTTGCTGGCGCGCATCGCGCGGCAGTTGCACCCCGATAAGACCATAGAGCTGCTGCATCAAACCCGAGCAGTCGATACCAAATAAACTTTTGCCGCCCCACAGGTAAGGCGCCTTCAAATACACCAGTGCCATTTTCTGGAGTAAGCGCAAGCGGGCATCAACCGGGCCGTGGGGGCCGTGGCCGTTTTGCGGGTTGGTAGCGGCCCCGTTGTAGAACAGTTGCCGCTCCCCGATGCGCAAGGTCATGCCATCGAAAAAAGGCAGGCGCGAGCCAAGTTGCACCGGAATCCGGGTGGCGGGGTCGCTTACCATCTGCACGACATCGAGAGTGCGCGGGTGGTCTTGGGCTTGCCAAGCGGCTAGGTATTCAGGCGTTACGGACGTGTGCTGCTTGCCATCCATCCAGCCCACATACTGGTCGGCAGCGGTGCGCACTTGCACCCATTGGTTCTGAACCAACAAAATAGAATAACACTCCCCGAAAATTAGTTGAGTAACGATTTCGGCTTTGTCCGAAGGCTCGGCGCGTACCGGCACGACGCTCAGCGCGCAGATTCCATGTTCCAAGGTGATGAATTGGTGATATGGTGAATTGGTGGAACGAGGGCAGTTATTTTCACGAAGCCTACCCGCAGCCTGTGGTAGTCTTCAGCGCGAAGCTCCTTTTTTAACCTGAACTCGCCAAGTATCTTTCACAAATTCACTGCTTGCTACAACTCGCTTAATACTCTCGGGCGCGGTCTAGCTCGCGTTTCTGGTCTTTCTCTTTGATGCTGTCACGCTTGTCGAACAGCTTCTTGCCTTTCGCCAACGCAATTTCCAGTTTCGCAAAGCCCCGGTCGTTGACGAACATCCGAATGGGAATGATGGTGAGGCCCTGCTCCTG contains:
- a CDS encoding C40 family peptidase — its product is MEHGICALSVVPVRAEPSDKAEIVTQLIFGECYSILLVQNQWVQVRTAADQYVGWMDGKQHTSVTPEYLAAWQAQDHPRTLDVVQMVSDPATRIPVQLGSRLPFFDGMTLRIGERQLFYNGAATNPQNGHGPHGPVDARLRLLQKMALVYLKAPYLWGGKSLFGIDCSGLMQQLYGLIGVQLPRDARQQINLGQTVHFVAQTQPGDLAFFDNAEGNIVHVGLLLDEQQIIHASGEVRIDPLDHNGIFNRDRQKYSHKLRLIKRILTE